A genomic segment from Flammeovirga pectinis encodes:
- a CDS encoding GH92 family glycosyl hydrolase — translation MKNFLLTSFNYLLILFICTSNIVQAQNKDYTSFVNPFIGTQNMGHTYPGATTPFGMVQLSPETNQEAMLIDGKYNPATYAYCAGYQYADSTIFGFSHTHMSGTGHSDLGDFLLMPTTGALRLNPGTADQPQSGYHSQFSHQTEEASPGYYAVTLDDYNIKAELTTSDRVGYHRYTFPKSDDAHIILDLISNIYNYEGKTVWTFVRVENDSTVTGYRQTNGWGKTRKVFFAMKFSKPFKSYGHKRYEEVKYNGFYRKFDQEHNFPEMAGEKIRAYFNFDTEEQESIDIKFALSSVSTAGALLNLATEIPHWNFDKTKEEARKKWNTELSKVEVETLTEDQKVTFYTAFYHTMLSPVLYEDVDGQYRGLDQNIYTSEGFTNYTLFSLWDTYRALHPLFNVLHPTRNNDMVKSMLAHQEQSVHNMLPIWSHYANENWCMIGYHAVSVIADAMVKETTDVSPQRALDAAVSTATVTYFDGIGDYIANGYVSADNNSASVSKTLEYAYDDFCISEIAKYAGREGVSSQFHYRSENFKNVFDSVSNYMRPKMQDGTWRTAFDPLDTHGQGFIEGNAWNYGLYVPHNVDEMITMMGGKDHFSSHLDKIFTTPIEERFIEKNEDITRDGIIGNYVHGNEPGHHIPYLYNWTNQPEKTQQRVRMIMDTMYTNERDGLCGNDDAGQMSAWYVFSAIGFYPVLPGSAEYALGSPLVKEATLHFENGNTLHIVAKNQSSKNVYVKKILLNGVEITGPTINHFELMKGGELVFEMSRK, via the coding sequence ATGAAAAATTTTTTACTTACTAGTTTCAATTATCTACTTATTCTATTTATATGTACATCCAATATTGTACAAGCACAGAATAAAGACTATACTTCTTTTGTAAACCCGTTTATCGGAACACAAAATATGGGACATACTTACCCTGGTGCAACAACACCTTTTGGTATGGTACAACTTAGTCCAGAAACCAATCAGGAAGCAATGTTGATAGACGGGAAATACAATCCTGCTACCTATGCTTATTGTGCAGGTTACCAATATGCAGACAGCACTATTTTTGGTTTTAGCCATACACATATGAGTGGTACAGGACATTCAGATTTAGGCGATTTCTTACTGATGCCTACAACAGGGGCGCTTCGTTTAAATCCAGGAACTGCCGACCAACCTCAAAGTGGTTATCATTCCCAATTTTCACATCAAACAGAAGAAGCTTCACCTGGGTATTATGCTGTTACTTTAGACGATTACAACATTAAAGCAGAACTAACCACATCTGATAGAGTGGGCTATCATCGTTATACATTCCCAAAATCAGATGATGCACATATTATTTTAGACCTTATTTCTAATATCTATAATTACGAAGGAAAAACAGTTTGGACTTTTGTACGTGTAGAAAACGACTCGACTGTTACAGGTTATAGACAGACCAATGGTTGGGGGAAAACAAGGAAAGTATTTTTTGCAATGAAATTCTCTAAGCCTTTCAAAAGCTACGGACATAAGCGCTACGAAGAGGTTAAATACAATGGTTTTTACAGAAAATTTGATCAAGAACATAATTTTCCAGAAATGGCGGGAGAGAAAATTAGAGCCTATTTTAATTTTGATACAGAAGAACAAGAAAGTATTGATATTAAATTTGCGTTGTCTTCTGTAAGTACGGCTGGTGCTCTACTTAATTTAGCAACAGAAATACCACATTGGAATTTTGATAAAACGAAAGAGGAAGCACGCAAAAAATGGAATACAGAATTGTCAAAAGTTGAGGTTGAAACGCTAACAGAAGATCAGAAAGTAACATTTTATACAGCATTCTACCATACAATGTTAAGTCCTGTTTTGTACGAAGATGTAGATGGACAATATAGAGGTCTAGATCAGAATATTTATACATCAGAAGGGTTTACTAATTATACATTATTCTCACTTTGGGATACCTATAGAGCCTTACATCCTTTGTTTAATGTATTACATCCAACAAGAAACAATGATATGGTGAAATCTATGTTGGCCCATCAAGAACAAAGTGTACATAATATGTTGCCAATTTGGAGTCATTATGCAAATGAAAACTGGTGTATGATTGGGTATCATGCGGTAAGTGTAATTGCAGATGCTATGGTAAAAGAGACTACAGATGTTTCACCTCAAAGGGCATTAGATGCAGCTGTAAGCACGGCAACGGTTACTTATTTTGATGGGATAGGAGATTATATTGCCAATGGATATGTTTCAGCAGATAATAACTCAGCTTCCGTATCAAAAACATTAGAATATGCCTATGATGATTTTTGTATTAGTGAAATTGCAAAATATGCAGGTAGAGAAGGGGTCTCTTCTCAGTTCCATTATAGATCAGAGAATTTTAAAAATGTATTTGATTCAGTTAGTAATTATATGCGTCCTAAAATGCAAGATGGTACTTGGAGAACAGCATTTGACCCATTAGATACTCATGGGCAGGGTTTTATTGAAGGAAATGCATGGAATTATGGCCTATATGTACCTCACAATGTTGATGAAATGATTACTATGATGGGTGGTAAAGATCATTTCTCATCTCACTTAGATAAGATTTTTACTACTCCAATTGAAGAACGATTTATAGAAAAAAACGAAGATATTACTAGAGATGGAATAATTGGAAATTATGTTCATGGTAACGAACCAGGGCACCACATTCCTTATTTATATAATTGGACCAACCAACCTGAAAAAACACAACAGAGAGTCCGTATGATTATGGATACTATGTACACCAACGAGCGTGATGGTCTTTGCGGAAACGATGATGCAGGGCAAATGAGTGCTTGGTATGTATTTTCTGCCATAGGATTTTATCCCGTATTGCCCGGTTCTGCTGAATATGCGCTTGGTAGTCCGTTAGTGAAAGAAGCAACCTTACATTTTGAGAACGGCAATACATTACATATTGTAGCTAAGAATCAATCATCAAAAAATGTTTATGTAAAAAAGATACTTTTAAACGGAGTTGAAATTACTGGACCAACAATAAATCATTTTGAATTAATGAAAGGTGGTGAATTGGTTTTTGAGATGAGTAGAAAATAG